A window from Bordetella petrii encodes these proteins:
- a CDS encoding glutathione peroxidase yields MSTIYDFSALDMNGDEQALDAFRGQVLLVVNVASQCGFTPQYAGLEALYRDYHAAGLTVLGFPCNQFGHQEPGDEAAIRAFCTTEYGVTFPMFAKVEVNGPDAHPLYRWLKGEKPGVLGTEAIKWNFTKFLVGRDGQVVKRYAPTDKPSALKDDILRACETEAG; encoded by the coding sequence ATGAGCACGATCTACGATTTTTCCGCCCTGGACATGAACGGCGACGAGCAGGCGCTGGACGCATTCCGCGGCCAGGTTCTGCTGGTGGTGAACGTGGCCTCGCAATGCGGATTCACCCCGCAGTATGCGGGGCTGGAAGCGCTGTACCGCGACTACCATGCGGCCGGCCTGACGGTGCTGGGATTTCCCTGCAACCAGTTCGGCCACCAGGAACCCGGCGATGAGGCAGCCATTCGCGCGTTCTGCACCACTGAATACGGCGTCACGTTTCCGATGTTCGCCAAGGTCGAGGTCAACGGCCCCGACGCCCATCCGCTGTACCGCTGGCTGAAAGGCGAAAAGCCCGGCGTGCTGGGCACCGAGGCCATCAAGTGGAATTTCACCAAGTTCCTGGTGGGGCGCGACGGCCAGGTCGTCAAGCGCTACGCGCCCACGGACAAGCCTTCGGCCCTGAAGGACGATATCTTGCGGGCCTGCGAAACAGAGGCCGGATAA
- a CDS encoding DUF1800 domain-containing protein encodes MRFRLFLLAASSVFLSATQPVEAADSATASLPLPALVERLTWGITPAELDRARQLGAQAYIEAQLRPDPGAALPAEVQRRIDALSISRLSAQEALIEAYRIQMAIRGMDEGPAKADARKMARKLSAARASETARRITWQALYSPNQLQQQMTWFWLNHFNVYAGKGHIGLALGDYEARTIRPRALGKFRDLLEATMRAPAMIIYLDNQRNRAGRLNENYARELMELHTLGVHAGYTQKDVQELARALTGLEVDYGKRLPRMKRPLKKQVVREGGFLFNPKAHDYGDKILLGHRIKGAGLAEIHQIADLLARHPATARHISLKLAQYFVADRPPEALVEAMARTFLASDGDIAETMRTMFASQAFADSLGQGKFKDPMHYVYSALRLTYSAMPPVARADAVNGWLSRMGQPLFRRQTPDGYPSAQSDWSGSGQMTTRFDFARQVALHPQGFYRNRGDKTKPDLPALPRLAALYKREKLYATLAPATRQAVEQAKSVQDANLYLLSSPEFMRR; translated from the coding sequence GTGCGATTTCGCCTCTTCCTGCTCGCCGCCAGTTCGGTCTTTTTATCTGCGACACAGCCCGTTGAGGCAGCGGATTCCGCGACAGCCTCCCTGCCGCTGCCGGCACTCGTCGAACGCCTGACGTGGGGAATCACTCCAGCGGAACTCGATCGGGCTCGTCAATTGGGCGCCCAGGCTTACATCGAAGCCCAGTTGCGCCCCGATCCTGGCGCCGCTCTTCCCGCGGAAGTGCAGCGCCGTATCGACGCCCTGTCCATTTCGCGCCTGTCGGCCCAGGAAGCGCTGATTGAAGCGTACCGCATTCAGATGGCCATACGCGGCATGGACGAGGGCCCTGCGAAAGCCGATGCGCGCAAAATGGCAAGAAAACTTTCGGCCGCGCGGGCGTCCGAAACCGCCCGGCGCATCACCTGGCAGGCGCTGTACTCGCCGAATCAACTGCAGCAGCAGATGACGTGGTTCTGGCTCAACCATTTCAACGTATACGCGGGCAAGGGCCACATCGGCCTGGCGCTCGGCGACTACGAAGCGCGCACCATACGCCCGCGCGCCCTGGGCAAGTTCCGCGACTTGCTCGAAGCCACCATGCGCGCGCCGGCCATGATCATTTATCTGGACAACCAGCGTAACCGCGCGGGCCGTCTCAATGAAAACTACGCGCGCGAACTGATGGAATTGCACACCCTGGGCGTGCACGCCGGCTACACCCAGAAAGATGTGCAGGAACTGGCGCGCGCGCTGACGGGGCTGGAAGTGGATTACGGCAAGAGGCTGCCCAGGATGAAGCGGCCGCTGAAAAAACAGGTCGTGCGGGAAGGCGGTTTTCTGTTCAACCCGAAAGCGCACGATTACGGCGACAAGATCTTGCTGGGCCATCGCATCAAGGGCGCCGGACTTGCCGAAATCCATCAAATAGCAGACCTGCTGGCCCGTCATCCAGCGACAGCGCGTCACATCAGCCTGAAACTGGCCCAGTATTTCGTGGCGGACCGGCCGCCCGAAGCCCTGGTCGAGGCCATGGCCCGAACCTTCCTGGCCAGCGATGGGGATATCGCCGAAACAATGCGCACCATGTTCGCATCACAAGCGTTCGCCGACTCGCTTGGCCAGGGCAAGTTCAAGGATCCGATGCACTACGTTTATTCCGCGCTGCGCCTGACATACAGCGCAATGCCGCCGGTGGCGCGCGCGGACGCGGTCAATGGCTGGCTGTCGCGGATGGGACAGCCCTTGTTCCGGCGCCAGACTCCCGATGGATATCCATCGGCGCAATCTGACTGGTCGGGATCGGGCCAGATGACAACGCGTTTCGATTTTGCAAGACAGGTTGCCCTCCATCCGCAAGGCTTCTACCGCAACCGCGGCGACAAGACGAAGCCAGACCTGCCTGCCCTGCCCCGGCTGGCTGCCCTATACAAGCGGGAAAAGCTGTACGCCACCCTGGCGCCCGCAACCCGGCAAGCGGTCGAGCAGGCAAAGTCCGTGCAAGACGCCAACCTGTACCTGCTTTCATCGCCGGAATTCATGCGCCGGTGA
- a CDS encoding Glu/Leu/Phe/Val family dehydrogenase, whose product MSDSPTHALPSYLDAEHLGPWGIYLQQVDRVTPYLGPLARWVETLKRPKRALIVDVPIELDNGSVAHFEGYRVQHNTSRGPGKGGVRFHQDVTLSEVMALAAWMSVKNAAVNLPYGGAKGGIRVDPRQLSQSELERMTRRYTSEIGVIIGPSKDIPAPDVNTNAQTMAWMMDTYSMNEGSTATGVVTGKPIALGGSLGRVEATGRGVFVTACEAARDCNIDVSQARVIVQGFGNVGGTAARLFHETGAKVIAVQDHTGTLYNPAGLDVHKLLSHVSQKGGVAGFNGGEALDDAQFWELETDFLIPAALEGQINKSNAHKVRAKIVVEGANGPTTPEADDVLRENGVYVVPDVLANAGGVTVSYFEWVQDFSSFFWSEDEINHRLERLMREAYAAVSQMAKEHKVTLRTAAFIVACTRILQARQVRGLYP is encoded by the coding sequence ATGTCCGATAGCCCCACCCACGCCCTGCCGTCGTACCTGGATGCCGAACACCTTGGCCCCTGGGGGATTTACCTGCAGCAAGTCGACCGGGTCACGCCGTACCTGGGCCCGCTGGCGCGCTGGGTGGAAACGCTGAAACGGCCCAAGCGGGCCCTGATCGTGGATGTGCCCATCGAGCTCGACAACGGCAGCGTCGCCCACTTCGAAGGCTATCGCGTGCAGCACAATACGTCGCGCGGGCCGGGCAAGGGCGGCGTGCGCTTCCACCAGGACGTCACGCTGTCCGAGGTGATGGCCCTGGCGGCCTGGATGTCGGTGAAGAACGCCGCGGTCAACCTGCCGTACGGCGGCGCCAAGGGCGGCATCCGGGTCGATCCGCGCCAGCTGTCGCAGTCCGAACTCGAACGCATGACGCGCCGCTACACCTCGGAAATCGGCGTCATCATCGGGCCCTCGAAAGACATCCCGGCTCCCGACGTGAACACCAACGCGCAGACCATGGCGTGGATGATGGACACGTATTCCATGAACGAAGGCTCTACCGCCACCGGCGTGGTCACCGGCAAGCCCATCGCGCTGGGCGGCAGCCTGGGCCGCGTCGAGGCCACCGGCCGCGGCGTGTTCGTCACCGCCTGCGAAGCGGCGCGCGACTGCAATATCGATGTCAGCCAGGCGCGCGTCATCGTGCAGGGCTTCGGCAATGTGGGCGGCACCGCGGCGCGCCTGTTCCATGAAACCGGCGCCAAGGTCATCGCGGTGCAGGACCACACCGGCACCCTGTACAACCCCGCCGGCCTGGATGTGCACAAACTGCTGTCCCACGTGTCGCAAAAAGGCGGAGTGGCGGGTTTCAACGGCGGCGAAGCGCTTGACGACGCCCAGTTCTGGGAGCTGGAAACCGATTTCCTGATCCCGGCCGCCCTGGAAGGCCAGATCAACAAGTCCAACGCCCACAAAGTGCGCGCCAAGATCGTGGTGGAAGGCGCCAACGGCCCCACCACGCCCGAGGCGGACGACGTGCTGCGCGAAAACGGCGTGTACGTGGTGCCCGACGTGCTGGCCAACGCCGGCGGCGTCACGGTCAGCTACTTTGAATGGGTGCAGGATTTCTCCAGCTTCTTCTGGAGCGAAGACGAAATCAACCACCGCCTCGAACGCCTGATGCGCGAAGCCTATGCGGCGGTGTCGCAAATGGCCAAGGAACACAAGGTAACGCTGCGCACCGCGGCCTTCATCGTGGCTTGCACGCGCATTCTGCAGGCGCGCCAGGTGCGCGGCCTGTACCCCTGA
- a CDS encoding biotin--protein ligase produces MHGEYKVPGGKLVVVDLEVEGGRLARVRLSGDFFLEPPEALDDINQALCGLPADADEARLAQAVQAGLPREAELFGFSPQAVAVTIRRALA; encoded by the coding sequence ATGCATGGTGAATACAAAGTCCCCGGCGGCAAGCTGGTTGTCGTCGATCTCGAAGTCGAAGGCGGCAGGCTGGCCCGCGTGCGCCTGAGCGGCGATTTTTTCCTGGAGCCGCCCGAGGCGCTGGACGATATCAACCAGGCCCTGTGCGGCCTGCCCGCCGACGCCGACGAAGCCCGCCTGGCCCAGGCCGTGCAGGCCGGCCTGCCGCGCGAGGCCGAACTGTTCGGTTTTTCGCCGCAGGCGGTGGCGGTCACCATCCGAAGAGCCCTGGCATGA
- a CDS encoding RsiV family protein gives MRFFFCFSDVPRRARACLAGAALAALAGCASSPSDTISLPPSTPQPTATDAQVGGLQVEKLQWQGAKPGCEGQCPRIEIDSVAFPDIPKLTELVDHVLAYMTGVDPNRPRPYRTISEYTQYFWQTAQSRDSTIFKASVKAVVGNIVAVELHTGQYLTGAAHGIPATQYLNWQRDQSRVLALDEALQPGAHPAFVEALRRAHAAWLANNPDAQRDPQAYDRMWPFQESDNFALTSEGMVVKYDAYSIAPYSHGEPELTIPYADLRGILRPEFLPPA, from the coding sequence ATGCGATTTTTCTTTTGTTTTTCCGATGTTCCGCGGCGCGCCCGCGCCTGCCTGGCGGGCGCTGCGCTGGCGGCGCTGGCCGGCTGCGCCAGTTCGCCTTCCGACACCATCAGCCTGCCGCCCTCTACGCCGCAGCCCACCGCGACCGACGCCCAGGTCGGCGGACTGCAAGTGGAAAAACTGCAGTGGCAAGGCGCCAAGCCCGGCTGCGAAGGGCAATGCCCGCGCATCGAGATCGATAGCGTGGCCTTTCCCGACATTCCCAAGCTGACCGAACTGGTCGACCACGTGCTGGCCTACATGACCGGCGTCGACCCCAACCGCCCCCGCCCCTACCGCACGATATCCGAGTACACCCAGTACTTCTGGCAAACCGCGCAGTCGCGCGACAGCACGATCTTCAAGGCCAGCGTCAAAGCCGTGGTCGGCAATATCGTGGCGGTGGAACTGCACACCGGCCAGTACCTGACCGGCGCCGCCCATGGCATTCCCGCCACCCAGTACCTGAACTGGCAGCGCGACCAGTCCCGCGTGCTGGCCCTGGACGAGGCGCTGCAGCCCGGCGCGCATCCCGCGTTCGTCGAAGCCCTGCGCCGCGCCCATGCCGCCTGGCTGGCGAACAACCCCGACGCCCAGCGCGACCCGCAGGCCTACGACCGCATGTGGCCATTCCAGGAAAGCGACAATTTCGCGTTGACGTCCGAGGGCATGGTGGTCAAGTACGACGCATATTCCATCGCGCCGTACTCGCACGGCGAGCCCGAACTGACCATCCCCTACGCCGACCTGCGCGGCATCCTGCGCCCGGAATTCCTGCCGCCCGCATAA
- a CDS encoding DMT family transporter: protein MKTGNEQGGLAQMAAAMAISGTVGVFVLESGQSAWNVVFLRCVFGALGLLAYCLARGLLRPGIFTRATLGWTLAAGVAIVLNWVLLFSSYRLASISLATAVYNFQPFFLIALGAIFLGERPTLGKLGWSVTAFGGLLLVLRIEPAELAQAGGYLHGLALALGAGALYAVTSIIVKRLKHIAPHVLALVQVSLGALLLLPMVDFGALPATPAQWGILAAIGLVHTSLTYILLYSAIQKLPTTSVAALAFIYPAVAIMLDYVVYGQRLAWSQLAGVSLILLAAAGVSLNWRLPGRHGHAGRGACGAKANSA from the coding sequence ATGAAGACAGGCAACGAACAGGGCGGGCTGGCGCAAATGGCCGCCGCCATGGCGATCTCGGGCACGGTGGGCGTGTTCGTGCTGGAATCCGGGCAAAGCGCCTGGAATGTAGTGTTTCTGCGCTGTGTGTTCGGCGCGCTGGGGCTGCTGGCGTACTGCCTGGCGCGCGGCCTGCTGCGGCCGGGCATCTTCACGCGCGCTACGCTGGGCTGGACGCTGGCGGCCGGCGTGGCCATTGTGCTGAACTGGGTGCTGCTGTTCTCGTCGTACCGGCTGGCGTCCATTTCGCTGGCCACGGCGGTGTACAACTTCCAGCCGTTCTTCCTGATTGCGCTGGGCGCCATTTTCCTGGGCGAGCGCCCCACGCTGGGCAAGCTGGGCTGGTCGGTGACGGCCTTCGGCGGGCTGCTGCTGGTGCTGCGCATCGAACCCGCCGAACTGGCGCAGGCCGGCGGCTACCTGCACGGCCTGGCGCTGGCCCTGGGCGCCGGCGCGCTGTATGCGGTAACGTCCATCATCGTCAAGCGGCTCAAGCATATTGCGCCGCATGTGCTGGCGCTGGTGCAGGTCAGCCTGGGGGCGCTGCTGCTGTTGCCCATGGTGGATTTCGGCGCCCTGCCCGCCACGCCGGCCCAGTGGGGCATCCTGGCGGCCATCGGCCTGGTGCACACCAGCCTGACCTACATCCTGCTGTATTCGGCCATCCAGAAACTGCCCACCACCTCGGTGGCGGCGCTGGCGTTCATCTACCCGGCGGTGGCCATCATGCTGGATTACGTGGTGTACGGGCAGCGCCTGGCATGGTCGCAACTGGCCGGGGTCAGCCTGATATTGCTGGCCGCCGCCGGCGTCAGCCTGAACTGGCGCCTGCCCGGCCGGCATGGCCATGCCGGCCGCGGCGCCTGCGGCGCCAAGGCCAATTCGGCCTGA
- the hutG gene encoding formimidoylglutamase produces MNAQLDTTLWRARDDSAERGDTRRLAHVASASGQGIAAGDPVLIGFACDAGVARNQGRVGAAGAPAAIRRMLAGLPAHGYQRLVDAGDIACDDGRLEAAQDRLADCVARTLAAEARPLVLGGGHEVAWGSFQGLRRWLDGQGDRQPVLVLNLDAHFDLRTGRPASSGTPFDQIAEHCAAGGHAWQYACYGVSRLGNTAALYARAAEIGAVWVEDRDLQERHLNARLAEIDGLLAAAGHVYLTIDIDVLPAAVAPGVSAPAAYGVPLTVVEEIALRVKRSGKLRVADLAECNPAFDLDNRTARVAARLAWQLMAP; encoded by the coding sequence ATGAACGCGCAACTGGATACCACTCTGTGGCGGGCCCGCGACGACAGCGCCGAGCGCGGCGACACCCGGCGGCTGGCGCACGTGGCGAGCGCCAGCGGGCAGGGCATTGCGGCCGGCGATCCGGTGCTGATCGGTTTCGCCTGCGACGCCGGCGTCGCGCGCAACCAGGGGCGCGTCGGCGCCGCCGGGGCGCCGGCGGCAATTCGCCGCATGCTGGCCGGCCTGCCCGCCCATGGCTACCAGCGGCTGGTCGACGCGGGCGACATCGCCTGCGATGACGGCCGGCTCGAAGCCGCCCAGGACCGCCTGGCCGATTGCGTGGCCCGGACCCTGGCCGCGGAGGCGCGGCCGCTGGTGCTGGGCGGGGGCCACGAAGTCGCATGGGGCAGTTTCCAGGGACTGCGCCGCTGGCTGGACGGGCAGGGCGACCGCCAGCCCGTGCTGGTGCTCAATCTGGACGCGCATTTCGACCTGCGCACCGGCCGGCCGGCCAGTTCGGGCACGCCCTTCGACCAGATCGCCGAGCACTGCGCCGCCGGCGGCCATGCCTGGCAGTACGCCTGCTACGGCGTATCGCGGCTGGGCAATACGGCCGCCTTGTACGCGCGCGCCGCGGAGATCGGCGCGGTATGGGTCGAAGACCGCGACCTGCAGGAACGCCACCTGAACGCACGCCTGGCCGAGATCGACGGCCTGCTGGCCGCGGCCGGACACGTGTACCTGACCATCGATATCGACGTACTGCCGGCGGCGGTGGCGCCGGGCGTGTCGGCGCCGGCCGCCTACGGCGTGCCGTTGACGGTGGTGGAAGAAATCGCGTTGCGGGTCAAGCGCAGCGGCAAGCTGCGGGTGGCCGATCTGGCGGAGTGCAATCCGGCATTCGATCTGGATAACCGGACGGCCCGCGTGGCCGCCAGGCTGGCCTGGCAGTTGATGGCGCCGTAA
- a CDS encoding glutathione binding-like protein — protein MIDLYYWTTPNGHKITMFLEETGLPYRIIPINISKGEQFQPDFLAIAPNNRIPAIIDQAPKDGGAPVPLFESGAILLYLAEKTGQFIAPDLRGRADTLQWLFWQMGGLGPMAGQNHHFSAYAQERIPYAIDRYVNETNRLYGVLNKRLADREYVAGEYSIADMAAYPWIVPHERQGQDLNDFPHLQRWFQAIQARPATQRAYEKAQQINSAPSVHTDESRRILFGQTAQNVR, from the coding sequence ATGATCGATCTCTATTACTGGACTACGCCCAACGGCCACAAGATCACGATGTTTCTCGAGGAAACCGGCCTGCCGTACCGGATCATTCCCATCAACATCAGCAAAGGCGAGCAGTTCCAGCCCGATTTCCTGGCCATCGCGCCGAACAACCGCATTCCCGCCATCATCGACCAGGCCCCCAAAGACGGCGGCGCGCCGGTGCCGCTGTTCGAGTCGGGCGCCATCCTGTTGTACCTGGCGGAGAAAACCGGCCAGTTCATCGCGCCCGACCTGCGCGGCCGGGCCGACACCCTGCAGTGGCTGTTCTGGCAAATGGGCGGCCTGGGCCCCATGGCCGGCCAGAACCATCATTTCTCGGCCTATGCCCAGGAACGCATTCCCTACGCCATCGACCGCTACGTCAATGAAACCAACCGCTTGTACGGCGTCCTGAACAAGCGCCTGGCCGACCGCGAATACGTGGCAGGCGAATACTCCATCGCCGACATGGCGGCCTACCCGTGGATCGTGCCGCACGAGCGGCAAGGCCAGGACCTGAACGACTTTCCGCATCTGCAGCGCTGGTTCCAGGCCATCCAGGCCCGCCCCGCCACCCAGCGGGCCTACGAAAAGGCCCAGCAGATCAACAGCGCGCCGTCGGTGCACACGGATGAATCGCGCCGCATCCTGTTCGGCCAGACGGCCCAGAACGTACGCTGA
- a CDS encoding Lrp/AsnC family transcriptional regulator, whose amino-acid sequence MANNLIIENDVLDGIDRRLVQLLTANARMTTADLARQVGMSAPSVADRLRRLEESGVVRGYTLDVDPVALGYTLTAIVRIRPLPGQLRKVEKLIAGIGEFVECDKVTGDDCFIARLLLKSISQLDGVLDRITEYAETNTAIVKSSPVRRRLPPLQATRA is encoded by the coding sequence ATGGCAAACAACCTAATTATCGAAAACGACGTGCTCGACGGTATCGATCGGCGCCTGGTGCAGCTGCTGACCGCCAATGCGCGCATGACGACCGCCGACCTCGCTCGCCAGGTCGGCATGTCGGCGCCCAGCGTCGCCGACCGCCTGCGCCGGCTGGAAGAATCGGGTGTGGTGCGCGGCTATACGCTGGACGTGGACCCGGTGGCGCTGGGATACACGCTGACCGCCATCGTGCGCATCCGGCCGCTGCCCGGGCAGTTGCGCAAGGTCGAAAAACTGATTGCCGGCATCGGCGAATTCGTCGAATGCGACAAAGTGACCGGCGATGATTGCTTTATTGCGCGGCTGCTGCTGAAGTCCATCTCGCAGCTCGATGGCGTGCTGGACCGCATTACCGAATATGCGGAAACCAACACGGCCATCGTCAAGTCCAGCCCGGTGCGGCGCCGCCTGCCGCCGCTGCAGGCCACACGGGCGTAG
- a CDS encoding DUF1501 domain-containing protein, whose protein sequence is MQRRHLLKLAASAPLALLSTRLLAAPRGTPRLLVVFMRGAYDCNSLLVPTASDFYYESRPTIAIAKPGSAADSAISLTDGWGLHPGLKDTLLPLYNAGELAFVPFAGTGDLSRSHFDTQNGIELGRPGKPDNSYRSGFLNRLASALAKDTAQPVSFTSELPQIWRGDYRVPNVDLGGTRRPSSLGANRTRAIESMYRDTELSAAVKEGIRLNAMARREFKEEMQRANGKAAPASLLEREAARVGRFMADRYNLGFIDVGGWDTHVAQGSVKGTLASRLARLSRALVSYKTALGPAWRDTTVVVISEFGRTFRENGNKGTDHGHGTVYWVLGGAVQGGRIAGRQVEVRRETLFQDRDYPVLNDYRALLAGMFARLYGLDSKRLEQVFPGVRPQDLKLV, encoded by the coding sequence ATGCAACGACGCCATCTACTCAAGCTTGCCGCCAGCGCCCCGCTGGCCCTGTTGTCCACCCGCCTTCTGGCCGCCCCGCGCGGCACGCCGCGATTGCTCGTTGTGTTCATGCGAGGCGCCTACGATTGCAACAGCCTGCTGGTGCCCACGGCCAGCGATTTCTATTATGAATCGCGCCCGACCATCGCCATCGCCAAGCCCGGGTCGGCGGCCGATTCGGCAATATCGCTTACAGACGGCTGGGGCCTGCATCCCGGATTGAAAGATACGCTGCTGCCCCTGTACAACGCCGGTGAACTGGCCTTTGTGCCGTTTGCCGGCACCGGCGACCTCAGCCGCAGCCATTTCGATACCCAGAACGGGATCGAACTCGGCCGGCCCGGCAAGCCCGACAACAGTTACCGATCCGGCTTTCTGAACCGGCTGGCAAGCGCCCTGGCCAAGGACACTGCACAGCCCGTCTCGTTCACCAGCGAGCTGCCGCAGATCTGGCGTGGCGATTACCGCGTGCCCAACGTGGACCTGGGCGGAACCCGCCGCCCATCGTCCCTGGGCGCAAATCGCACCCGGGCCATCGAATCCATGTACCGCGATACTGAACTCAGCGCGGCAGTCAAAGAGGGAATCCGGCTCAACGCCATGGCAAGGCGCGAATTCAAAGAGGAAATGCAGCGCGCCAACGGCAAGGCGGCGCCCGCCAGCCTGCTCGAACGCGAAGCGGCCCGGGTCGGCCGCTTCATGGCCGATCGCTACAACCTGGGTTTCATCGACGTCGGCGGCTGGGATACACACGTCGCGCAAGGCAGCGTCAAGGGAACGCTGGCAAGCAGGCTGGCGCGGCTGAGCCGCGCCCTGGTTTCATACAAGACCGCGCTGGGCCCCGCCTGGCGCGATACCACCGTGGTGGTCATCAGCGAATTCGGGCGCACCTTCCGCGAAAACGGCAACAAGGGCACGGATCACGGCCACGGCACCGTTTACTGGGTATTGGGCGGCGCGGTCCAGGGCGGCCGGATTGCCGGTCGCCAGGTCGAGGTGCGCCGCGAAACGCTGTTCCAGGACCGCGACTATCCTGTGCTGAACGACTACCGGGCTCTGCTCGCCGGCATGTTCGCCCGCCTGTACGGGCTGGACTCCAAACGACTGGAACAGGTGTTTCCTGGCGTGCGGCCCCAGGACCTGAAGCTGGTGTAG
- a CDS encoding GNAT family N-acetyltransferase, with protein MPDTSLQFRRARASDLDAIVALLADDVLGSGREDPSMPASACYVQAFDAIDRDPNQLLALAERDGAVVGCLQLSFIPGLSRRGLWRGQIESVRVAAGERGAGTGRAMFEWAIGQCRERGCGLVQLTTDKSRADARRFYESLGFAATHEGMKLELAA; from the coding sequence ATGCCCGATACTTCCCTGCAGTTCCGGCGGGCCCGCGCATCCGACCTCGACGCCATCGTGGCCCTGCTGGCCGACGATGTGCTGGGCAGCGGCCGCGAAGACCCTTCCATGCCGGCCAGCGCATGCTACGTCCAGGCGTTCGACGCCATCGACCGCGACCCGAACCAACTGCTGGCCCTGGCCGAACGCGATGGCGCGGTAGTCGGCTGCCTGCAGCTGAGCTTCATTCCCGGCCTGTCGCGCCGCGGCCTGTGGCGCGGCCAGATCGAAAGTGTGCGCGTGGCCGCGGGCGAACGCGGCGCCGGCACGGGCCGCGCCATGTTCGAATGGGCCATCGGCCAGTGCCGCGAGCGGGGCTGCGGCCTGGTCCAGCTGACCACCGACAAATCGCGCGCGGATGCCCGGCGCTTTTACGAGTCCCTGGGATTCGCGGCCACCCACGAAGGCATGAAGCTGGAACTGGCCGCCTGA
- a CDS encoding lipoate--protein ligase family protein, translated as MSTRTHWNDYPWQLIHEGPQPPALHMALDAVITDEVGAGLRPPTLRIWEWSEPAVIIGRFQSLKNEVDPDGARRHGVTVVRRVSGGGAMFVEPGNTITYSLSVPQALVQGLSFQQSYEFLDGWVIRALHDLGIKAWYQPLNDIASESGKIGGAAQARRAGAVLHHVTMSYDIDADKMVQVLRIGREKLSDKGTTSAKKRVDPLRSQTGLARDTIIERMLQTFRSLAPLTPVQLAEATLEQARRQAQDKFSSPEWTALVP; from the coding sequence ATGAGCACCCGCACCCACTGGAACGACTACCCCTGGCAGCTCATCCATGAAGGCCCGCAGCCGCCCGCGCTGCACATGGCGCTGGATGCCGTCATTACCGACGAAGTGGGCGCGGGCCTGCGCCCGCCCACCCTGCGCATCTGGGAATGGTCCGAACCGGCCGTCATCATCGGGCGCTTCCAGTCGCTGAAAAACGAGGTCGACCCCGACGGCGCGCGGCGCCACGGCGTGACGGTGGTGCGGCGGGTCAGCGGCGGCGGCGCCATGTTCGTCGAGCCGGGCAACACCATCACTTACTCGCTCAGCGTGCCGCAGGCCCTGGTGCAAGGCCTGAGCTTCCAGCAGTCGTACGAATTCCTGGACGGCTGGGTGATCCGCGCGCTGCACGATCTGGGCATCAAGGCCTGGTACCAGCCGCTGAACGACATTGCCTCGGAAAGCGGCAAGATAGGCGGCGCCGCGCAGGCCCGCCGGGCCGGCGCGGTGCTGCACCATGTCACCATGTCGTATGACATCGACGCCGATAAAATGGTGCAGGTTTTGCGCATCGGCCGCGAAAAACTGTCCGACAAGGGCACGACCAGCGCCAAGAAGCGGGTCGATCCCCTGCGCAGCCAGACCGGCCTGGCGCGCGACACCATTATCGAACGCATGCTGCAGACTTTCCGCAGCCTGGCTCCGCTGACGCCCGTGCAACTGGCCGAGGCCACGCTGGAACAGGCGCGGCGGCAGGCGCAGGACAAGTTCTCCAGCCCCGAATGGACAGCCTTGGTACCGTGA